The Papaver somniferum cultivar HN1 chromosome 3, ASM357369v1, whole genome shotgun sequence genome includes a region encoding these proteins:
- the LOC113358639 gene encoding pentatricopeptide repeat-containing protein At5g18950-like isoform X2, with protein sequence MTTIARQVCKMIRSRPKWETTLLSEFPATVLFDQNCVQEIIKCEDDVLLSLRFFNWICSQDGFTPDASSYNTIFRILPQVKASKSVTSLLSSAKFIPEPAFLKFFNQCLRKDGSVEEAVEIFSKLRKLGGMSPSIEVWNTVLLGCLQVERTDLVLNLYNEMKASGLEGNEVTVGYLIRSYWLSRKGKFHRVCELLRRMIAADRLPSMFSYQEIIHGLCKNKMVGEAFRIFEELKVRGYSPNGIMYDMLIYGLCKNGQMGDAEKLFVEMTSNGFVPNEYRYNVLIHGYFGIGKLREALNLYRKMCDSGLKESALSYRTLIRGMSLNGRMCEAIAFFDEMLIKGLQPDVIIYNVIIQGFCEDGKSSKAMDIYKELLRVGLQPSAYTYTPLIRALSDEGNVVEAIRMQNDMLSRNLEPWVCTHDYIITGLCKSGNVAESMDRWTKMLGNKLKPQEETFDELIKCLTLNDRLEDAVLVLTSMSTSGYTLRKPTYELLMSEFTKSDSFQAVECLKRFLGSN encoded by the exons ATGACGACAATAGCGAGGCAAGTCTGTAAGATGATACGGAGCCGACCAAAATGGGAGACGACACTCCTGTCCGAGTTCCCTGCTACTGTTCTTTTTGACCAGAATTGCGTTCAAGAGATTATTAAGTGTGAAGATGATGTACTTCTCTCGTTGCGTTTCTTCAACTGGATTTGTTCGCAAGATGGGTTCACTCCTGATGCCAGTTCTTACAATACCATTTTCAGAATCCTTCCGCAGGTCAAGGCTTCAAAATCTGTAACATCTCTTCTCAGTTCTGCCAAATTTATTCCTGAACCAGCTTTTTTGAAGTTTTTCAATCAATGTCTACGCAAAGATGGATCCGTAGAAGAAGCTGTTGAGATTTTTTCTAAGCTAAGAAAACTTGGCGGTATGTCTCCTTCAATTGAAGTTTGGAATACTGTGTTATTGGGTTGTCTTCAGGTAGAGAGGACTGATCTTGTTTTGAATTTGTACAATGAGATGAAGGCGTCCGGTCTCGAGGGCAATGAGGTTACAGTTGGATATTTGATTCGATCCTATT GGTTAAGCAGGAAAGGGAAATTTCACAGAGTTTGTGAGCTTCTTCGTCGTATGATTGCAGCGGATCGATTGCCAAGTATGTTTTCTTATCAAGAGATCATTCACGGGCTGTGCAAAAACAAAATGGTGGGAGAAGCTTTTCGGATATTCGAGGAACTGAAGGTGAGAGGTTATTCACCAAACGGTATTATGTATGATATGTTGATTTATGGTCTCTGCAAGAATGGTCAAATGGGTGACGCGGAGAAACTGTTTGTCGAGATGACTTCCAATGGATTTGTTCCAAATGAGTACAGATACAATGTACTCATTCATGGATATTTTGGCATTGGTAAGTTGAGGGAGGCTTTGAACCTATACAGAAAGATGTGTGATAGCGGCCTTAAAGAGAGTGCATTAAGTTACCGCACATTGATTAGAGGGATGTCGCTAAATGGAAGAATGTGTGAAGCGATTGCTTTTTTTGATGAGATGTTGATAAAAGGACTTCAACCTGATGTTATTATCTATAATGTTATCATTCAGGGATTTTGTGAGGATGGAAAGTCGAGTAAGGCTATGGATATCTACAAAGAACTCCTCCGGGTAGGTTTGCAGCCTTCTGCTTATACTTACACCCCACTGATTAGGGCTCTTTCTGACGAGGGAAATGTGGTAGAAGCAATAAGGATGCAGAACGATATGTTAAGTAGGAACTTGGAGCCGTGGGTTTGCACTCATGATTACATCATCACTGGATTATGCAAAAGTGGAAATGTCGCTGAAAGCATGGATAGGTGGACTAAGATGTTAGGGAATAAATTGAAACCACAAGAGGAAACTTTTGATGAATTAATCAAATGCCTGACTTTGAATGATCGACTGGAAGATGCCGTATTAGTTTTAACTTCTATGTCTACATCAGGATACACTCTTCGGAAACCTACTTACGAACTTCTAATGAGTGAATTTACTAAGTCTGATTCTTTCCAAGCTGTTGAATGTTTAAAAAGGTTCTTGGGAAGTAATTAG
- the LOC113358639 gene encoding pentatricopeptide repeat-containing protein At5g18950-like isoform X1 — translation MTTIARQVCKMIRSRPKWETTLLSEFPATVLFDQNCVQEIIKCEDDVLLSLRFFNWICSQDGFTPDASSYNTIFRILPQVKASKSVTSLLSSAKFIPEPAFLKFFNQCLRKDGSVEEAVEIFSKLRKLGGMSPSIEVWNTVLLGCLQVERTDLVLNLYNEMKASGLEGNEVTVGYLIRSYCKNNKLSKADEVLHQFLERRVVPDVNAFTKLISGLSRKGKFHRVCELLRRMIAADRLPSMFSYQEIIHGLCKNKMVGEAFRIFEELKVRGYSPNGIMYDMLIYGLCKNGQMGDAEKLFVEMTSNGFVPNEYRYNVLIHGYFGIGKLREALNLYRKMCDSGLKESALSYRTLIRGMSLNGRMCEAIAFFDEMLIKGLQPDVIIYNVIIQGFCEDGKSSKAMDIYKELLRVGLQPSAYTYTPLIRALSDEGNVVEAIRMQNDMLSRNLEPWVCTHDYIITGLCKSGNVAESMDRWTKMLGNKLKPQEETFDELIKCLTLNDRLEDAVLVLTSMSTSGYTLRKPTYELLMSEFTKSDSFQAVECLKRFLGSN, via the coding sequence ATGACGACAATAGCGAGGCAAGTCTGTAAGATGATACGGAGCCGACCAAAATGGGAGACGACACTCCTGTCCGAGTTCCCTGCTACTGTTCTTTTTGACCAGAATTGCGTTCAAGAGATTATTAAGTGTGAAGATGATGTACTTCTCTCGTTGCGTTTCTTCAACTGGATTTGTTCGCAAGATGGGTTCACTCCTGATGCCAGTTCTTACAATACCATTTTCAGAATCCTTCCGCAGGTCAAGGCTTCAAAATCTGTAACATCTCTTCTCAGTTCTGCCAAATTTATTCCTGAACCAGCTTTTTTGAAGTTTTTCAATCAATGTCTACGCAAAGATGGATCCGTAGAAGAAGCTGTTGAGATTTTTTCTAAGCTAAGAAAACTTGGCGGTATGTCTCCTTCAATTGAAGTTTGGAATACTGTGTTATTGGGTTGTCTTCAGGTAGAGAGGACTGATCTTGTTTTGAATTTGTACAATGAGATGAAGGCGTCCGGTCTCGAGGGCAATGAGGTTACAGTTGGATATTTGATTCGATCCTATTGTAAGAATAACAAGCTTAGTAAAGCTGACGAAGTTCTTCACCAGTTTCTTGAAAGGAGAGTTGTTCCCGATGTTAATGCTTTCACCAAATTGATTTCAGGGTTAAGCAGGAAAGGGAAATTTCACAGAGTTTGTGAGCTTCTTCGTCGTATGATTGCAGCGGATCGATTGCCAAGTATGTTTTCTTATCAAGAGATCATTCACGGGCTGTGCAAAAACAAAATGGTGGGAGAAGCTTTTCGGATATTCGAGGAACTGAAGGTGAGAGGTTATTCACCAAACGGTATTATGTATGATATGTTGATTTATGGTCTCTGCAAGAATGGTCAAATGGGTGACGCGGAGAAACTGTTTGTCGAGATGACTTCCAATGGATTTGTTCCAAATGAGTACAGATACAATGTACTCATTCATGGATATTTTGGCATTGGTAAGTTGAGGGAGGCTTTGAACCTATACAGAAAGATGTGTGATAGCGGCCTTAAAGAGAGTGCATTAAGTTACCGCACATTGATTAGAGGGATGTCGCTAAATGGAAGAATGTGTGAAGCGATTGCTTTTTTTGATGAGATGTTGATAAAAGGACTTCAACCTGATGTTATTATCTATAATGTTATCATTCAGGGATTTTGTGAGGATGGAAAGTCGAGTAAGGCTATGGATATCTACAAAGAACTCCTCCGGGTAGGTTTGCAGCCTTCTGCTTATACTTACACCCCACTGATTAGGGCTCTTTCTGACGAGGGAAATGTGGTAGAAGCAATAAGGATGCAGAACGATATGTTAAGTAGGAACTTGGAGCCGTGGGTTTGCACTCATGATTACATCATCACTGGATTATGCAAAAGTGGAAATGTCGCTGAAAGCATGGATAGGTGGACTAAGATGTTAGGGAATAAATTGAAACCACAAGAGGAAACTTTTGATGAATTAATCAAATGCCTGACTTTGAATGATCGACTGGAAGATGCCGTATTAGTTTTAACTTCTATGTCTACATCAGGATACACTCTTCGGAAACCTACTTACGAACTTCTAATGAGTGAATTTACTAAGTCTGATTCTTTCCAAGCTGTTGAATGTTTAAAAAGGTTCTTGGGAAGTAATTAG
- the LOC113358639 gene encoding pentatricopeptide repeat-containing protein At5g18950-like isoform X3 gives MTTIARQVCKMIRSRPKWETTLLSEFPATVLFDQNCVQEIIKCEDDVLLSLRFFNWICSQDGFTPDASSYNTIFRILPQVKASKSVTSLLSSAKFIPEPAFLKFFNQCLRKDGSVEEAVEIFSKLRKLGGMSPSIEVWNTVLLGCLQVERTDLVLNLYNEMKASGLEGNEVTVGYLIRSYCKNNKLSKADEVLHQFLERRVVPDVNAFTKLISGLSRKGKFHRVCELLRRMIAADRLPSMFSYQEIIHGLCKNKMVGEAFRIFEELKGFCEDGKSSKAMDIYKELLRVGLQPSAYTYTPLIRALSDEGNVVEAIRMQNDMLSRNLEPWVCTHDYIITGLCKSGNVAESMDRWTKMLGNKLKPQEETFDELIKCLTLNDRLEDAVLVLTSMSTSGYTLRKPTYELLMSEFTKSDSFQAVECLKRFLGSN, from the exons ATGACGACAATAGCGAGGCAAGTCTGTAAGATGATACGGAGCCGACCAAAATGGGAGACGACACTCCTGTCCGAGTTCCCTGCTACTGTTCTTTTTGACCAGAATTGCGTTCAAGAGATTATTAAGTGTGAAGATGATGTACTTCTCTCGTTGCGTTTCTTCAACTGGATTTGTTCGCAAGATGGGTTCACTCCTGATGCCAGTTCTTACAATACCATTTTCAGAATCCTTCCGCAGGTCAAGGCTTCAAAATCTGTAACATCTCTTCTCAGTTCTGCCAAATTTATTCCTGAACCAGCTTTTTTGAAGTTTTTCAATCAATGTCTACGCAAAGATGGATCCGTAGAAGAAGCTGTTGAGATTTTTTCTAAGCTAAGAAAACTTGGCGGTATGTCTCCTTCAATTGAAGTTTGGAATACTGTGTTATTGGGTTGTCTTCAGGTAGAGAGGACTGATCTTGTTTTGAATTTGTACAATGAGATGAAGGCGTCCGGTCTCGAGGGCAATGAGGTTACAGTTGGATATTTGATTCGATCCTATTGTAAGAATAACAAGCTTAGTAAAGCTGACGAAGTTCTTCACCAGTTTCTTGAAAGGAGAGTTGTTCCCGATGTTAATGCTTTCACCAAATTGATTTCAGGGTTAAGCAGGAAAGGGAAATTTCACAGAGTTTGTGAGCTTCTTCGTCGTATGATTGCAGCGGATCGATTGCCAAGTATGTTTTCTTATCAAGAGATCATTCACGGGCTGTGCAAAAACAAAATGGTGGGAGAAGCTTTTCGGATATTCGAGGAACTGAAG GGATTTTGTGAGGATGGAAAGTCGAGTAAGGCTATGGATATCTACAAAGAACTCCTCCGGGTAGGTTTGCAGCCTTCTGCTTATACTTACACCCCACTGATTAGGGCTCTTTCTGACGAGGGAAATGTGGTAGAAGCAATAAGGATGCAGAACGATATGTTAAGTAGGAACTTGGAGCCGTGGGTTTGCACTCATGATTACATCATCACTGGATTATGCAAAAGTGGAAATGTCGCTGAAAGCATGGATAGGTGGACTAAGATGTTAGGGAATAAATTGAAACCACAAGAGGAAACTTTTGATGAATTAATCAAATGCCTGACTTTGAATGATCGACTGGAAGATGCCGTATTAGTTTTAACTTCTATGTCTACATCAGGATACACTCTTCGGAAACCTACTTACGAACTTCTAATGAGTGAATTTACTAAGTCTGATTCTTTCCAAGCTGTTGAATGTTTAAAAAGGTTCTTGGGAAGTAATTAG
- the LOC113362111 gene encoding protein PELPK1-like — protein sequence MVAHYLIFVMISSLFLVHCNHVTVVHAARYLLETTPTVPEIPKPTFPKLEFPPLPEIPNLPKLELPKIDIPSLPKPELSPLPKIDIPSLPKPELPSLPKIDIPSLPKPELPSFPKGEIPSLPKLGLPSLPKTEAASLSANQEVPKLGFSILPKPELPKSNVPITLPKPELPKTELPKPEVPNSELPRPELPKTELPKPEFPNLEVPKTELPKPESPKNQFPKPEVPTLQDKPELPKLDAPALTKPELPKLEVPTLPNTELPPSLPKVPTDLPKPELPSLPEFEIPKLPEIPSLPKPTVSHSTSP from the coding sequence atGGTTGCTCACTATTTGATTTTTGTCATGATTAGTAGTTTGTTTCTCGTTCACTGCAATCACGTAACGGTAGTTCATGCAGCTCGTTATCTGTTGGAAACAACACCAACTGTTCCAGAGATTCCCAAACCTACATTTCCTAAACTTGAATTCCCACCATTACCTGAGATCCCAAATTTACCAAAGCTAGAGTTGCCGAAGATTGACATTCCGTCCTTACCAAAGCCAGAGTTGTCACCACTGCCTAAGATAGACATCCCATCTTTACCGAAACCTGAGTTGCCATCATTGCCTAAGATTGACATCCCATCTTTACCAAAACCTGAGCTGCCATCATTTCCTAAGGGTGAAATTCCATCTCTACCGAAGCTCGGATTACCATCATTGCCTAAAACTGAAGCGGCATCTTTAAGCGCGAACCAAGAGGTACCAAAGCTCGGTTTCTCAATTTTGCCGAAACCTGAATTGCCAAAATCCAATGTGCCTATTACTCTTCCAAAGCCCGAGTTACCAAAAACTGAATTGCCGAAGCCTGAAGTTCCAAACTCTGAATTGCCACGGCCAGAATTGCCCAAGACAGAACTCCCAAAGCCTGAATTTCCCAATCTAGAAGTGCCGAAGACAGAATTGCCTAAGCCTGAATCGCCGAAGAATCAATTCCCTAAGCCTGAAGTTCCTACTCTTCAAGACAAGCCTGAGTTGCCAAAGCTTGATGCTCCAGCATTGACGAAGCCCGAATTGCCAAAGCTTGAGGTCCCAACTTTACCAAACACTGAATTACCACCTTCTCTCCCCAAGGTCCCTACCGACCTACCCAAACCTGAGCTACCATCATTGCCCGAATTCGAAATTCCAAAACTGCCAGAAATACCTTCTCTACCAAAACCTACAGTATCTCACTCAACCAGCCCGTGA